From the genome of Azospirillaceae bacterium, one region includes:
- the metW gene encoding methionine biosynthesis protein MetW, with translation MTISADQDIRPDLRLIADMITPGARVLDVGCGDGNLLGFLVRGKQVDGRGLELSMDGVHAAVSHGLSVIQGDADTDLDDYPSGAFDYAILSQTLQATRNPHRVLANLVRIGRHAIVSIPNFGYWRVRLQLLLTGRMPRTRHLSHTWWDTPNIHLCTLGDFEDLCASLSIAIDRRTILGRAGAPRPTPVLPNLTGEQAVYLLHQG, from the coding sequence GTGACCATCTCGGCGGACCAGGACATCCGGCCGGATCTGCGGCTGATCGCCGACATGATCACGCCGGGGGCACGCGTGCTGGACGTGGGGTGCGGCGACGGGAACCTGCTGGGTTTCCTGGTGCGCGGCAAGCAGGTGGACGGGCGCGGGCTGGAATTGTCCATGGACGGCGTCCATGCCGCCGTCTCCCATGGCCTGTCCGTGATCCAGGGCGACGCCGACACCGACCTCGACGACTATCCGTCCGGCGCCTTCGATTACGCGATCCTGTCCCAGACGTTGCAGGCGACGCGCAACCCCCACCGCGTCCTGGCGAATCTGGTCCGCATCGGCCGGCACGCCATCGTCAGCATCCCGAACTTCGGCTACTGGCGGGTTCGGCTGCAATTGCTGCTGACCGGGCGCATGCCGAGGACACGGCATTTGAGCCATACGTGGTGGGACACGCCCAACATCCACCTCTGCACGCTCGGCGATTTCGAGGACCTCTGCGCCAGCCTGTCCATCGCCATCGACCGGCGCACGATCCTTGGCCGGGCCGGTGCCCCCCGGCCGACACCGGTCCTACCGAACCTGACCGGCGAACAGGCGGTGTACCTGTTGCACCAGGGCTGA
- a CDS encoding homoserine O-acetyltransferase, which produces MPARDPADTSAAGQAVGPRPQAHAATPGLPGHRAVLAGDRPMPLDSGQSFGPFTLAYQTYGRLNAQKSNAVLVCHALTGDQFVADPHPVTRKPGWWETLVGPGKPIDTDRFFVICSNVLGGCMGSTGPRDTNPSTGRPYGLSFPVITIGDMVRAQALLLDHLGIDQLFCVIGGSMGGMQVLQWASAYPERVFAAIPIATASRHSAQNIAFHEVGRQAISADPDWCGGDYLAAGTRPTRGLAVARMAAHITYLSEPALHRKFGRNLQDRTKPSFGFDADFQVESYLRHQGSSFVDRFDANSYLYITRAMDYFDLAAEHGGQLANAFRHNGRGTPVRFCLVSFTSDWLFPTVESRSVVHALNAVAANVSFVEIDSDKGHDAFLLEEPGFWAVVRGFLDGCAAHRGLPPRAGL; this is translated from the coding sequence ATGCCTGCAAGGGACCCGGCCGATACCTCCGCGGCGGGCCAAGCCGTTGGCCCCCGCCCCCAGGCGCACGCCGCGACACCGGGGTTGCCGGGGCACCGCGCCGTTCTGGCGGGGGACCGGCCCATGCCGCTGGACAGCGGCCAATCGTTCGGCCCCTTCACCCTCGCCTATCAGACCTACGGCCGATTGAACGCGCAAAAATCGAACGCCGTGCTGGTTTGCCACGCCCTGACCGGGGACCAGTTCGTCGCCGACCCGCATCCGGTGACCCGTAAACCCGGCTGGTGGGAAACCCTTGTGGGGCCGGGCAAGCCAATCGACACCGATCGCTTCTTCGTCATCTGCAGCAACGTGCTGGGCGGGTGCATGGGGTCGACCGGCCCGCGTGACACCAACCCATCGACCGGGAGGCCCTATGGGCTGTCGTTCCCGGTCATCACCATTGGCGACATGGTCCGGGCGCAGGCGTTGCTGCTGGACCATCTGGGCATCGACCAGCTCTTCTGCGTGATCGGCGGATCCATGGGCGGAATGCAGGTCCTGCAATGGGCGTCCGCTTATCCGGAGCGGGTGTTCGCCGCCATTCCGATCGCCACCGCCAGCCGGCATTCGGCCCAGAACATCGCGTTCCACGAGGTGGGCCGCCAAGCGATCTCGGCCGATCCCGACTGGTGCGGCGGCGACTATCTGGCCGCGGGAACCCGGCCCACGCGGGGCCTCGCGGTGGCTCGTATGGCCGCCCACATCACCTACCTGTCCGAGCCGGCGCTGCACCGCAAATTCGGCCGCAACCTGCAGGACCGGACCAAGCCGTCCTTCGGCTTCGACGCCGACTTCCAGGTGGAAAGCTATCTGCGCCACCAGGGCTCCAGCTTCGTCGACCGGTTCGACGCCAACTCCTATCTCTACATCACCCGGGCCATGGACTATTTCGATCTGGCGGCCGAACACGGCGGCCAGCTCGCCAACGCCTTCCGGCACAACGGAAGGGGCACCCCGGTCCGGTTCTGCCTGGTGTCCTTCACCTCTGACTGGCTGTTTCCCACCGTGGAAAGCCGTTCGGTCGTGCACGCCCTGAACGCGGTTGCCGCGAACGTCAGTTTCGTCGAGATCGACAGCGACAAGGGGCACGACGCCTTCCTGCTGGAGGAGCCGGGCTTCTGGGCCGTGGTCCGGGGTTTCCTCGACGGCTGCGCCGCCCACCGCGGCCTGCCTCCGAGGGCCGGGTTGTGA
- a CDS encoding chorismate mutase, producing the protein MSPKPDLLKIRAEIDRIDEAIHDLLIERAALLADVRRAKGPGRPVVAPGREVSILRRLVARHRGDFPAANLARIWREIISTSVRLQGPFAVAVKLAQRAEWESWDAARDYFGSGTPLVPVTSATAAVRAVTDGTVTFAVIPWPNEDGGDAWWRALLTEDPAALRIIGRLPFVIPAAGRPAQLDAAVVGNLPPEPTGDDRMLIGIDLAEEMSRGRLKDVMAAAGLDALAFWSWYDPARPGASQHLVEVADFVTGDDPRLSVLREVAGPALAGVFVVGGYAAPIVLPG; encoded by the coding sequence ATGTCGCCCAAACCCGATTTACTCAAAATCCGTGCGGAGATCGACCGGATCGACGAGGCGATCCACGATCTGCTGATCGAGCGCGCCGCCCTGCTTGCCGATGTCCGCCGCGCCAAAGGACCGGGGCGGCCGGTGGTGGCACCCGGCCGGGAGGTGAGCATCCTGCGCCGCCTGGTCGCGCGGCACCGGGGCGATTTCCCGGCCGCCAACCTGGCCCGCATCTGGCGGGAGATCATCTCCACCTCGGTCCGGCTGCAAGGTCCCTTTGCGGTGGCGGTGAAGCTGGCGCAGCGGGCCGAGTGGGAATCCTGGGACGCCGCGCGCGATTATTTCGGCAGCGGCACGCCGCTCGTGCCGGTGACTTCGGCGACGGCGGCGGTGCGGGCGGTGACGGATGGAACCGTCACCTTCGCCGTGATCCCCTGGCCGAACGAGGACGGGGGGGACGCCTGGTGGCGGGCGCTCCTGACCGAGGATCCGGCGGCATTGCGGATCATCGGCCGGCTGCCGTTCGTCATTCCCGCGGCGGGGCGTCCGGCACAACTGGACGCGGCCGTCGTCGGCAACCTCCCGCCGGAGCCGACCGGCGACGACCGCATGCTGATCGGCATCGATCTGGCCGAGGAGATGAGCCGCGGCCGCCTCAAGGACGTCATGGCGGCGGCCGGCCTGGACGCGCTGGCGTTCTGGAGCTGGTACGACCCGGCCCGGCCGGGCGCCTCGCAGCATCTGGTGGAGGTCGCGGATTTCGTGACGGGCGACGATCCCCGCCTTTCCGTCCTGCGCGAGGTGGCAGGCCCGGCGCTGGCCGGCGTGTTCGTCGTCGGTGGCTATGCCGCGCCGATCGTCCTGCCGGGCTGA
- the hisC gene encoding histidinol-phosphate transaminase — MTAAVPTPRPGILGIAPYVGGEAHAPGAGRTIRLASNEGALGPSPKAMAAYAALSGEIHRYPDGGSTALREALGRRYGIDPARIICGAGSDELLSLIAKSYAGPGDEVLYSAHGFLMYPIAAKAVGATPVTAPETNLTADVDALLARVTERTRILFLANPNNPTGSMLTRDEVRRLHAGLPPSVLLVIDAAYAEYLDRPDYSSGLELVDEAANVVVTRTFSKIHALGGLRLGWAYCPPDVADVLNRVRGPFNVASAAQAAGIAALEDVAFTEKSRAHNETWRTWFADEVRTLGLTVHPSVANFVLVSFKGREPGKDDAEAARQFLKARGILVRQMNAYGLPDCLRVTIGTEEEMGTVVSTLREFLAS; from the coding sequence ATGACCGCCGCCGTCCCGACCCCACGCCCTGGCATCCTGGGCATTGCGCCCTATGTCGGTGGCGAGGCCCATGCGCCCGGTGCCGGGCGCACGATCCGGCTGGCCTCCAACGAGGGGGCACTGGGCCCCAGCCCCAAGGCCATGGCCGCCTATGCGGCGCTGTCGGGCGAGATCCACCGCTATCCCGACGGCGGATCCACGGCCCTGCGCGAAGCCCTGGGCCGCCGCTACGGCATCGACCCGGCACGCATCATCTGCGGTGCCGGATCGGACGAATTGCTGAGCCTGATCGCCAAGAGCTATGCCGGCCCGGGGGACGAGGTGCTGTACAGCGCCCACGGGTTCCTGATGTACCCGATCGCCGCCAAGGCGGTGGGCGCCACCCCGGTGACCGCCCCCGAGACGAACCTGACCGCCGATGTGGACGCGCTCCTGGCGCGGGTCACGGAACGGACGCGGATCCTGTTCCTGGCGAACCCGAACAACCCGACCGGCAGCATGCTGACCCGGGATGAGGTGCGGCGCCTGCATGCCGGCCTGCCGCCGTCCGTGCTGCTGGTCATTGACGCGGCCTATGCCGAGTACCTGGATCGTCCCGACTATTCGTCCGGGCTGGAGCTGGTGGACGAGGCGGCGAACGTCGTGGTGACACGGACCTTCTCGAAAATCCACGCGCTGGGCGGCCTGCGCCTGGGCTGGGCCTACTGCCCGCCGGACGTCGCCGACGTGCTGAACCGGGTGCGCGGCCCGTTCAACGTGGCATCCGCCGCGCAGGCGGCCGGCATCGCCGCGTTGGAGGATGTCGCCTTCACCGAGAAAAGCCGGGCGCACAACGAGACCTGGCGGACCTGGTTCGCCGACGAGGTCCGGACGCTCGGCCTGACCGTGCACCCGAGTGTCGCCAACTTCGTGCTGGTCTCGTTCAAGGGGCGGGAGCCGGGCAAGGACGATGCCGAGGCCGCCCGCCAGTTCCTGAAGGCAAGGGGCATCCTGGTGCGCCAGATGAACGCCTACGGCCTGCCCGATTGCCTGCGCGTGACCATCGGGACCGAAGAGGAAATGGGCACGGTGGTGTCGACGCTGCGCGAGTTCCTGGCCTCATGA
- a CDS encoding prephenate/arogenate dehydrogenase family protein, with amino-acid sequence MSDGRAIAPVPLFERMVVIGVGLIGSSLLRAVRSQGLARSLVGCDRSEAVRAKALELGLVDSAVADPAEAVAGADLVVVCTPVGTCGELARTFGPHLSPGAIVSDVGSVKEAVIRDMAPHLPRGVHFVPGHPVAGTENSGPEAGFAALFQGRWCILTPLPETDPAATEKVAVLWGRCGAMVETMEAAHHDRVLAITSHLPHLIAYTIVHTATELEESTESEVIKFSAGGFRDFTRIAASDPVMWRDVFLNNREAVLEVIQRFNEDLTALQRAIRWGEGDKLEELFTRTRAIRRRVIDAKQA; translated from the coding sequence ATGAGCGACGGTCGGGCCATCGCACCCGTGCCGCTGTTCGAGCGGATGGTGGTGATCGGCGTCGGCCTGATTGGCTCGTCGCTGTTGCGCGCCGTCCGCAGCCAGGGTCTTGCCCGGAGCCTCGTCGGTTGCGACCGCAGCGAGGCGGTCCGGGCCAAGGCGTTGGAGTTGGGGTTGGTGGACTCCGCCGTCGCCGACCCTGCCGAGGCGGTGGCGGGGGCGGATCTGGTGGTCGTCTGCACGCCGGTCGGCACCTGTGGCGAACTGGCCCGCACCTTTGGTCCGCATCTTTCGCCCGGTGCCATCGTCAGCGACGTCGGCTCCGTCAAGGAGGCGGTCATCCGGGACATGGCGCCCCATCTGCCCCGGGGTGTCCATTTCGTGCCGGGGCACCCGGTCGCCGGAACGGAGAATTCCGGGCCCGAGGCCGGCTTCGCCGCCCTGTTCCAGGGGCGCTGGTGCATTCTGACGCCCTTGCCCGAAACCGATCCGGCGGCGACCGAAAAGGTGGCCGTCCTCTGGGGCCGGTGCGGGGCGATGGTGGAAACCATGGAGGCCGCCCACCATGACCGGGTGCTGGCGATCACCTCCCACCTGCCGCACCTGATCGCCTATACGATCGTCCACACCGCGACGGAGCTCGAGGAGTCGACGGAGTCGGAGGTGATCAAATTTTCCGCCGGCGGTTTCCGGGACTTCACCCGGATCGCCGCCTCCGACCCGGTCATGTGGCGCGACGTGTTCCTGAACAACCGCGAAGCGGTGTTGGAGGTGATCCAGCGCTTCAACGAGGACCTGACCGCCTTGCAGCGTGCGATCCGCTGGGGCGAAGGTGACAAGCTGGAAGAGCTGTTCACCCGCACCCGCGCCATCCGCCGGCGCGTGATCGACGCCAAGCAGGCCTGA
- a CDS encoding MJ0042-type zinc finger domain-containing protein, which translates to MRSDRMIISCSVCSTRFLVDAKAIGPEGRRVRCGSCGNTWVQTVPPEATPAPEIILEPPPDRIRPIPPGSNLPVVIPPKRRKGPVIGWTAAGLVAGALAVGLVFARHEIVETWPPAAAAYEVVGLEVEAIGTGLSLQNVRSEQRMDNGTPVLALTGQVANVSDKARDVPPIRAVALDPDRRALQSWRIQTSPARLLPGEVATFASVQRDVGEQVAQIRVTFEAP; encoded by the coding sequence ATGCGCAGCGACCGTATGATAATCAGTTGTTCCGTCTGCTCCACCCGCTTCCTGGTCGATGCGAAGGCTATCGGGCCTGAGGGCCGCCGTGTGCGCTGCGGAAGCTGCGGCAACACATGGGTCCAGACGGTGCCGCCCGAGGCGACGCCCGCGCCCGAGATCATCCTGGAGCCGCCACCCGACCGAATCCGGCCGATCCCGCCGGGCTCCAACCTGCCGGTTGTGATCCCGCCCAAGCGCCGCAAAGGCCCGGTCATCGGCTGGACCGCCGCCGGACTGGTGGCGGGCGCGCTTGCCGTCGGTCTGGTGTTCGCCCGTCACGAGATTGTCGAGACCTGGCCGCCGGCCGCCGCCGCCTATGAAGTGGTCGGCCTCGAGGTGGAGGCCATCGGCACGGGGCTTTCGCTCCAGAACGTCCGGTCCGAGCAGAGGATGGACAACGGAACACCGGTCCTCGCACTGACCGGTCAGGTCGCCAACGTGTCGGACAAGGCGCGGGACGTGCCGCCGATCCGCGCCGTGGCGCTCGACCCGGACCGGCGCGCCCTGCAGTCCTGGCGCATACAGACATCGCCCGCACGCCTGCTGCCGGGCGAAGTGGCGACCTTCGCGTCGGTCCAGCGCGACGTCGGCGAACAGGTCGCGCAGATCCGGGTGACGTTCGAGGCGCCCTGA
- the ftsE gene encoding cell division ATP-binding protein FtsE: MDQQVQSGTDAANSVQSTDAVIQFQNVGLRYGSGPEVLNDIGFSAYAGQFYFLTGASGAGKSSLLKLIYLALRPSRGTIRLFGQDLSSLGRRDLPPLRQRIGVVFQDFKLLDHLSVFDNVALPLRIAGAPEAEIRANVTELLRWVGLGDRLDAPPSTLSGGQQQRVAIARAVVNRPRLLVADEPTGNVDDAMAVRLMYLFERLHELGTTVIVATHNTGLIERFPHPCLRLDGGRLGTIDG, from the coding sequence ATGGATCAACAGGTGCAATCCGGGACGGACGCGGCAAATTCTGTGCAGTCCACAGACGCCGTAATTCAATTCCAAAATGTCGGTCTGCGTTACGGGTCGGGGCCCGAGGTGCTGAATGACATTGGTTTTTCGGCGTATGCGGGACAATTCTACTTCCTGACGGGAGCAAGCGGAGCGGGCAAATCCTCGCTCCTGAAATTGATTTATCTCGCACTCAGGCCGAGCCGCGGCACGATCCGGTTGTTCGGCCAGGACCTTTCGTCGCTCGGCCGGCGCGACCTGCCGCCCCTGCGGCAACGAATCGGTGTGGTCTTCCAGGATTTCAAGCTGCTGGACCATCTGTCCGTCTTTGACAATGTCGCCCTGCCGTTGCGCATTGCCGGCGCGCCGGAGGCGGAAATCCGCGCGAACGTCACCGAACTTCTGCGCTGGGTCGGGCTGGGCGACCGCCTGGACGCCCCGCCGTCAACGCTTTCCGGGGGACAGCAGCAACGGGTCGCCATCGCGCGGGCGGTGGTCAACAGGCCGCGTCTGCTGGTCGCCGACGAGCCCACGGGGAACGTTGACGATGCCATGGCCGTGCGTCTTATGTACCTCTTCGAGAGGCTGCACGAGCTGGGGACGACGGTGATCGTCGCCACCCACAACACGGGCCTCATCGAACGTTTCCCGCATCCCTGCCTGCGCCTGGACGGCGGTCGCCTCGGGACCATCGATGGCTGA
- a CDS encoding FtsX-like permease family protein translates to MIGGQDRIPLDRDAARNFLPWLVAIVVFLAGLVVAGAVLASAVAGRWDAGLRGALTVQIRPLPDTTGAAAFPAQMDEALRILRDTPGVVAAEPLAPDALAALVAPWLGQGPLPADLPMPQLVDVRLAPGAVVGTDALEARLRAVAPGSVVDDHGTWAAEVLWLARVLQVGAAAVLAAVAAIAVLGIVYATRVGFATHAQAVSLMHLIGATDGYIAGQFQRRAVVLGALGAIAGGLVAAAAVHGVSLAVGGGAGFVGGAAAAPGLWPRIWGGLALVPVLAVVLVALTARWTALRELKRMP, encoded by the coding sequence ATGATCGGCGGACAGGACCGTATCCCGCTCGACCGCGACGCGGCCCGAAACTTCCTGCCCTGGCTCGTCGCCATCGTCGTGTTCCTTGCCGGGCTGGTGGTGGCCGGGGCGGTGCTGGCGTCGGCCGTGGCCGGACGCTGGGATGCGGGCCTGCGCGGCGCGCTGACGGTGCAGATCCGTCCGCTGCCCGACACCACGGGTGCGGCTGCGTTCCCCGCGCAGATGGACGAGGCCCTGCGGATCCTGCGGGACACCCCCGGCGTCGTCGCGGCGGAGCCGCTGGCCCCCGATGCGCTTGCCGCGCTGGTGGCTCCATGGCTGGGACAGGGGCCGCTTCCAGCCGATCTGCCGATGCCCCAACTGGTCGATGTGCGGTTGGCGCCGGGCGCGGTGGTCGGCACGGACGCGCTCGAGGCGCGGTTGCGCGCGGTGGCACCCGGAAGCGTCGTGGACGACCACGGCACCTGGGCGGCTGAGGTGCTTTGGCTCGCCCGCGTTCTTCAGGTCGGGGCGGCGGCGGTCCTGGCCGCTGTGGCCGCCATTGCGGTTCTGGGCATCGTCTACGCCACCCGCGTCGGCTTTGCGACCCATGCCCAGGCCGTGTCGCTGATGCACCTGATCGGTGCGACCGACGGCTACATCGCGGGCCAGTTCCAGCGGCGGGCCGTCGTTCTGGGGGCGTTGGGCGCCATCGCCGGCGGATTGGTCGCCGCGGCCGCCGTCCACGGTGTGTCGCTGGCGGTCGGCGGCGGGGCTGGCTTCGTCGGTGGCGCCGCGGCCGCACCGGGGCTTTGGCCCCGGATCTGGGGCGGCCTCGCCCTGGTGCCGGTCCTGGCGGTGGTCCTCGTGGCGCTGACAGCCCGGTGGACGGCACTTCGCGAACTGAAGCGGATGCCATGA
- a CDS encoding YdcF family protein, with protein MSPRLRALGRGLALAVRVCALVLVALAAGFLAFIYSLPREPLEAGERTDAIVVLTGGSERLSAGVELLAAGLAGVLYISGVHPDVDRARIQKVTGLAPGRFDCCIELGYAAASTAGNALETAQWIRSRQVRSVRLVTAHYHMPRSLLEFRAALPDVRIVPHPVAPPRVRLDAWWRHPGTATLLAAEYLKFIAAGLRVSIDTQGHALFGSASP; from the coding sequence ATGAGCCCCCGCCTGCGCGCGCTCGGCCGCGGACTGGCGTTGGCCGTACGAGTGTGCGCCCTCGTCCTGGTGGCGTTGGCCGCCGGCTTCCTTGCGTTCATCTACAGCCTCCCGCGTGAACCGTTGGAGGCCGGGGAACGAACCGACGCCATCGTGGTGCTGACCGGTGGCAGCGAGCGCCTGTCCGCCGGGGTGGAATTGCTGGCCGCCGGCCTGGCCGGGGTGCTCTACATCTCCGGCGTGCATCCGGACGTGGACCGGGCGCGCATCCAGAAGGTCACCGGTCTGGCGCCGGGCCGCTTCGATTGCTGCATCGAATTGGGCTATGCCGCCGCGAGCACGGCCGGAAACGCGCTTGAGACCGCGCAATGGATCCGCTCCCGCCAAGTGCGGTCGGTCCGGCTGGTGACGGCGCACTACCACATGCCGCGCAGCCTTTTGGAATTCCGGGCGGCACTGCCCGACGTGCGCATCGTGCCGCATCCGGTGGCGCCACCGCGGGTTCGCCTGGACGCATGGTGGCGGCATCCCGGCACGGCGACCCTGCTAGCGGCGGAATACCTGAAATTCATCGCCGCCGGCCTGCGCGTGTCCATCGACACCCAGGGGCACGCCCTGTTCGGCAGCGCGTCACCTTAG
- a CDS encoding metallophosphoesterase family protein: MRIAAISDVHGNLAALDAALADIAIQGVDLTVNLGDLVSGPLEPAATADRLMPLGLATIRGNHERQLLALPVERMGASDRYAHGQLTDRHRAWLDGLPPTIWVAGDVFLCHGTPDSDVTYFLETVAEEGARPATPEEVATRAGGCTAAAILCGHTHMPRTHRLSGGQLIVNPGSVGLPAFEDNHPHPHRMEAGSPHARYAILDRGLTGWTAELRAVEYDWEVSARLAAAHGRPDWATALRTGRM; the protein is encoded by the coding sequence ATGCGCATCGCGGCCATCTCCGACGTCCACGGCAATCTGGCGGCACTCGACGCAGCGCTGGCCGACATCGCCATCCAAGGGGTCGATCTCACCGTCAACCTTGGCGACCTCGTTTCCGGGCCGCTTGAGCCCGCCGCCACGGCCGACCGCCTGATGCCGCTCGGGCTGGCAACGATCCGCGGCAACCATGAGCGCCAGCTTTTGGCATTGCCGGTGGAGCGCATGGGCGCCTCCGACCGCTATGCCCATGGGCAACTGACCGACCGGCATCGGGCTTGGCTGGACGGCCTGCCGCCGACGATATGGGTCGCCGGGGACGTGTTCCTGTGCCACGGGACGCCCGACAGCGACGTCACCTACTTCCTCGAGACCGTTGCCGAAGAGGGCGCCCGGCCGGCGACACCCGAGGAGGTCGCCACGCGGGCCGGCGGCTGCACGGCGGCTGCCATCCTGTGCGGGCATACCCACATGCCACGCACACACCGGCTGTCCGGTGGCCAACTGATCGTCAATCCGGGTTCGGTGGGGTTGCCTGCGTTCGAGGACAACCACCCGCATCCCCACCGGATGGAAGCGGGTTCGCCGCACGCGCGCTACGCGATCCTCGACCGTGGCCTGACCGGCTGGACCGCCGAACTGCGCGCAGTCGAATACGATTGGGAGGTGTCCGCCCGCCTTGCGGCCGCGCACGGCCGCCCCGATTGGGCGACCGCGCTTCGAACCGGCCGGATGTAG
- a CDS encoding 5'-methylthioadenosine/adenosylhomocysteine nucleosidase — MTADAQARTQGPLGIIAAIPEEMAHLRGDEADAVEIAGQRFERTRVEGRDAVLVETGIGKVNAAVTATLLAREFGCRALVFSGVAGGLDPDLGVGDVVVADRVVQHDYGAVVDGALRPYQPGNIPLPGFDPTHGYDVPTALRQTLHRALDGVSLPEVPAQATGDAPRVPRLVFGTVLTGDAFVNCEATRRRLHGGFAAQAVEMEGGAVAQVAERFGIPWVVVRCLSDLAGATSHMDFGAFLPVAAGNAATVVRRIVRAL, encoded by the coding sequence ATGACAGCTGACGCCCAAGCACGCACCCAAGGCCCCCTGGGCATCATCGCCGCCATTCCGGAAGAGATGGCGCATCTGCGCGGGGACGAGGCCGACGCGGTCGAGATCGCCGGCCAGCGGTTCGAACGAACCCGGGTGGAAGGGCGGGACGCCGTCCTGGTGGAAACCGGGATCGGCAAGGTCAACGCCGCCGTGACGGCCACCCTGCTCGCCCGCGAGTTCGGCTGCCGCGCCCTGGTGTTCAGCGGCGTCGCCGGCGGACTGGACCCGGACCTGGGCGTGGGCGACGTGGTGGTGGCCGACCGGGTGGTCCAGCACGACTATGGGGCGGTGGTGGACGGGGCGCTGCGGCCCTACCAGCCCGGCAACATCCCCCTGCCCGGATTCGACCCGACCCACGGCTACGACGTGCCGACGGCGCTGCGCCAGACGCTGCACCGTGCCCTGGACGGCGTGTCGCTTCCGGAAGTCCCGGCCCAGGCGACCGGCGATGCGCCGCGGGTGCCGCGCCTGGTGTTTGGGACGGTCCTGACCGGCGACGCCTTCGTGAACTGCGAGGCCACCCGCCGACGCCTGCACGGCGGCTTCGCCGCCCAGGCGGTGGAGATGGAGGGCGGCGCCGTCGCCCAGGTGGCCGAGCGGTTCGGGATCCCGTGGGTCGTGGTGCGCTGCCTGTCGGATCTGGCCGGCGCGACCAGCCACATGGATTTCGGCGCATTCCTGCCGGTCGCGGCCGGGAATGCCGCCACCGTCGTCCGGCGCATCGTCCGGGCGCTCTGA
- a CDS encoding adenine phosphoribosyltransferase, with the protein MDLKAHIRSVPDFPKPGILFYDISTLLAHAEAWHAAVDMLADRIRPYRPDVLVGIESRGFLAAAPLALALGTGFVMVRKRGKLPGDVVQHSYDLEYGTDTIEVQRDAVRPGQRVVVLDDLLATGGTAAAAVTLLKRLGADVQAAAFIIELSFLNGRRKLDVPVESLVAYDS; encoded by the coding sequence ATGGACCTCAAAGCACATATCCGAAGCGTCCCGGATTTTCCGAAACCGGGCATCCTGTTCTACGACATTTCGACCCTGCTCGCCCATGCCGAGGCGTGGCACGCGGCGGTGGACATGCTGGCCGACCGGATCCGGCCGTACCGGCCGGACGTGCTGGTGGGCATCGAGTCCCGCGGTTTCCTGGCCGCCGCCCCCCTGGCGCTGGCGCTCGGCACCGGGTTCGTCATGGTCCGCAAGCGCGGGAAGCTCCCGGGCGACGTGGTGCAGCACAGCTACGACCTGGAATACGGGACCGACACCATCGAGGTGCAGCGCGACGCCGTCCGCCCCGGCCAACGGGTCGTGGTGCTGGACGATCTGCTGGCGACGGGCGGCACGGCCGCGGCGGCGGTCACGCTGCTGAAACGGCTGGGCGCCGACGTGCAGGCGGCGGCCTTCATCATCGAACTGAGTTTCCTGAACGGCCGCCGGAAGCTGGACGTGCCGGTCGAATCGCTGGTCGCCTATGACAGCTGA